One genomic window of Glycine max cultivar Williams 82 chromosome 16, Glycine_max_v4.0, whole genome shotgun sequence includes the following:
- the LOC100809599 gene encoding folate transporter 1, chloroplastic isoform X6, with translation MSTEAPKRDQWQWENATAGAAAGFATVAVMHPLDVVRTRFQVNDGRVSHLPIYKNTAHAVFAIARSEGLRGLYAGFLPGVLGSTISWGLYFFFYDRAKQRYARNREEKLSPGLHLASAAEAGALVSFFTNPVWLVKTRLQLQTPLHQTRPYSGVYDAFRTIMREEGFSALYRGIVPGLFLVSHGAIQFTAYEELRKVIVDFKSKGSTVHNQNPDKLLNSVDYAVLGATSKLAAVLLTYPFQVIRARLQQRPSGDGVPRYMDTLHVVKETARFEGIRGFYKGITANLLKNAPASSITFIVYENVLKLLKPARRND, from the exons ATGTCAACGGAAGCGCCCAAGCGCGACCAATGGCAGTGGGAGAACGCCACCGCCGGCGCCGCCGCCGGATTCGCCACTGTCGCCGTCATGCATCCCCTCGATGTTGTCCGAACTAGGTTCCAAG TTAACGATGGTCGAGTCTCTCATCTTCCTATTTACAAGAACACTGCTCACGCCGTTTTCGCCATCGCTCGCTCTGAG GGATTAAGAGGGTTATATGCAGGCTTTCTTCCTGGGGTTCTTGGGTCAACTATTTCATGGGGTTTATATTTCTTCTT CTATGACAGAGCCAAACAGAGATATGCAAGGAACAGGGAGGAGAAGTTGAGCCCAGGTCTGCACCTTGCCTCAGCTGCTGAAGCAGGAGCTTTG GTTTCCTTCTTCACAAATCCTGTATGGCTAGTAAAGACAAGATTGCAGCTTCAAACTCCTCTTCATCAGACACGACCATACTCTGGGGTTTATG ATGCATTTAGGACCATAATGAGGGAAGAAGGATTTAGTGCACTTTACAGAGGGATTGTTCCTGGTCTATTTCTG GTCTCTCATGGTGCTATTCAGTTCACAGCATATGAGGAGCTACGCAAGGTTATTGTTGATTTTAAGAGTAAGGGAAGTACAGTGCATAATCAAAACCCTGATAAATTGCTG AATTCTGTTGATTATGCCGTTCTTGGAGCAACATCAAAACTGGCTGCAGTACTTCTAACCTATCCATTTCAG gTTATACGGGCTCGATTGCAG CAAAGACCCAGTGGTGATGGGGTTCCAAGATATATGGACACGTTGCATGTTGTGAAAGAAACTGCACG ATTTGAAGGTATCCGAGGTTTTTACAAAGGAATTACCGCAAACCTCTTGAAGAATGCTCCCGCTTCTTCAATAACATTTATTGTTTATGAAAATGTCCTAAAATTGCTTAAACCAGCAAGAAGGAATGACTGA
- the LOC100809599 gene encoding folate transporter 1, chloroplastic isoform X4 has product MSTEAPKRDQWQWENATAGAAAGFATVAVMHPLDVVRTRFQVNDGRVSHLPIYKNTAHAVFAIARSEGLRGLYAGFLPGVLGSTISWGLYFFFYDRAKQRYARNREEKLSPGLHLASAAEAGALVSFFTNPVWLVKTRLQLQTPLHQTRPYSGVYDAFRTIMREEGFSALYRGIVPGLFLQVSHGAIQFTAYEELRKVIVDFKSKGSTVHNQNPDKLLNSVDYAVLGATSKLAAVLLTYPFQVIRARLQQRPSGDGVPRYMDTLHVVKETARFEGIRGFYKGITANLLKNAPASSITFIVYENVLKLLKPARRND; this is encoded by the exons ATGTCAACGGAAGCGCCCAAGCGCGACCAATGGCAGTGGGAGAACGCCACCGCCGGCGCCGCCGCCGGATTCGCCACTGTCGCCGTCATGCATCCCCTCGATGTTGTCCGAACTAGGTTCCAAG TTAACGATGGTCGAGTCTCTCATCTTCCTATTTACAAGAACACTGCTCACGCCGTTTTCGCCATCGCTCGCTCTGAG GGATTAAGAGGGTTATATGCAGGCTTTCTTCCTGGGGTTCTTGGGTCAACTATTTCATGGGGTTTATATTTCTTCTT CTATGACAGAGCCAAACAGAGATATGCAAGGAACAGGGAGGAGAAGTTGAGCCCAGGTCTGCACCTTGCCTCAGCTGCTGAAGCAGGAGCTTTG GTTTCCTTCTTCACAAATCCTGTATGGCTAGTAAAGACAAGATTGCAGCTTCAAACTCCTCTTCATCAGACACGACCATACTCTGGGGTTTATG ATGCATTTAGGACCATAATGAGGGAAGAAGGATTTAGTGCACTTTACAGAGGGATTGTTCCTGGTCTATTTCTG CAGGTCTCTCATGGTGCTATTCAGTTCACAGCATATGAGGAGCTACGCAAGGTTATTGTTGATTTTAAGAGTAAGGGAAGTACAGTGCATAATCAAAACCCTGATAAATTGCTG AATTCTGTTGATTATGCCGTTCTTGGAGCAACATCAAAACTGGCTGCAGTACTTCTAACCTATCCATTTCAG gTTATACGGGCTCGATTGCAG CAAAGACCCAGTGGTGATGGGGTTCCAAGATATATGGACACGTTGCATGTTGTGAAAGAAACTGCACG ATTTGAAGGTATCCGAGGTTTTTACAAAGGAATTACCGCAAACCTCTTGAAGAATGCTCCCGCTTCTTCAATAACATTTATTGTTTATGAAAATGTCCTAAAATTGCTTAAACCAGCAAGAAGGAATGACTGA
- the LOC100809599 gene encoding folate transporter 1, chloroplastic isoform X7, with the protein MSTEAPKRDQWQWENATAGAAAGFATVAVMHPLDVVRTRFQVNDGRVSHLPIYKNTAHAVFAIARSEGLRGLYAGFLPGVLGSTISWGLYFFFYDRAKQRYARNREEKLSPGLHLASAAEAGALVSFFTNPVWLVKTRLQLQTPLHQTRPYSGVYDAFRTIMREEGFSALYKGIVPGLFLVSHGAIQFTAYEELRKVIVDFKSKGSTVHNQNPDKLLNSVDYAVLGATSKLAAVLLTYPFQVIRARLQQRPSGDGVPRYMDTLHVVKETARFEGIRGFYKGITANLLKNAPASSITFIVYENVLKLLKPARRND; encoded by the exons ATGTCAACGGAAGCGCCCAAGCGCGACCAATGGCAGTGGGAGAACGCCACCGCCGGCGCCGCCGCCGGATTCGCCACTGTCGCCGTCATGCATCCCCTCGATGTTGTCCGAACTAGGTTCCAAG TTAACGATGGTCGAGTCTCTCATCTTCCTATTTACAAGAACACTGCTCACGCCGTTTTCGCCATCGCTCGCTCTGAG GGATTAAGAGGGTTATATGCAGGCTTTCTTCCTGGGGTTCTTGGGTCAACTATTTCATGGGGTTTATATTTCTTCTT CTATGACAGAGCCAAACAGAGATATGCAAGGAACAGGGAGGAGAAGTTGAGCCCAGGTCTGCACCTTGCCTCAGCTGCTGAAGCAGGAGCTTTG GTTTCCTTCTTCACAAATCCTGTATGGCTAGTAAAGACAAGATTGCAGCTTCAAACTCCTCTTCATCAGACACGACCATACTCTGGGGTTTATG aTGCATTTAGAACCATAATGAGGGAGGAAGGATTTAGTGCACTTTACAAAGGGATTGTTCCTGGTCTATTTCTG GTCTCTCATGGTGCTATTCAGTTCACAGCATATGAGGAGCTACGCAAGGTTATTGTTGATTTTAAGAGTAAGGGAAGTACAGTGCATAATCAAAACCCTGATAAATTGCTG AATTCTGTTGATTATGCCGTTCTTGGAGCAACATCAAAACTGGCTGCAGTACTTCTAACCTATCCATTTCAG gTTATACGGGCTCGATTGCAG CAAAGACCCAGTGGTGATGGGGTTCCAAGATATATGGACACGTTGCATGTTGTGAAAGAAACTGCACG ATTTGAAGGTATCCGAGGTTTTTACAAAGGAATTACCGCAAACCTCTTGAAGAATGCTCCCGCTTCTTCAATAACATTTATTGTTTATGAAAATGTCCTAAAATTGCTTAAACCAGCAAGAAGGAATGACTGA
- the LOC100809599 gene encoding folate transporter 1, chloroplastic isoform X5, which yields MSTEAPKRDQWQWENATAGAAAGFATVAVMHPLDVVRTRFQVNDGRVSHLPIYKNTAHAVFAIARSEGLRGLYAGFLPGVLGSTISWGLYFFFYDRAKQRYARNREEKLSPGLHLASAAEAGALVSFFTNPVWLVKTRLQLQTPLHQTRPYSGVYDAFRTIMREEGFSALYKGIVPGLFLQVSHGAIQFTAYEELRKVIVDFKSKGSTVHNQNPDKLLNSVDYAVLGATSKLAAVLLTYPFQVIRARLQQRPSGDGVPRYMDTLHVVKETARFEGIRGFYKGITANLLKNAPASSITFIVYENVLKLLKPARRND from the exons ATGTCAACGGAAGCGCCCAAGCGCGACCAATGGCAGTGGGAGAACGCCACCGCCGGCGCCGCCGCCGGATTCGCCACTGTCGCCGTCATGCATCCCCTCGATGTTGTCCGAACTAGGTTCCAAG TTAACGATGGTCGAGTCTCTCATCTTCCTATTTACAAGAACACTGCTCACGCCGTTTTCGCCATCGCTCGCTCTGAG GGATTAAGAGGGTTATATGCAGGCTTTCTTCCTGGGGTTCTTGGGTCAACTATTTCATGGGGTTTATATTTCTTCTT CTATGACAGAGCCAAACAGAGATATGCAAGGAACAGGGAGGAGAAGTTGAGCCCAGGTCTGCACCTTGCCTCAGCTGCTGAAGCAGGAGCTTTG GTTTCCTTCTTCACAAATCCTGTATGGCTAGTAAAGACAAGATTGCAGCTTCAAACTCCTCTTCATCAGACACGACCATACTCTGGGGTTTATG aTGCATTTAGAACCATAATGAGGGAGGAAGGATTTAGTGCACTTTACAAAGGGATTGTTCCTGGTCTATTTCTG CAGGTCTCTCATGGTGCTATTCAGTTCACAGCATATGAGGAGCTACGCAAGGTTATTGTTGATTTTAAGAGTAAGGGAAGTACAGTGCATAATCAAAACCCTGATAAATTGCTG AATTCTGTTGATTATGCCGTTCTTGGAGCAACATCAAAACTGGCTGCAGTACTTCTAACCTATCCATTTCAG gTTATACGGGCTCGATTGCAG CAAAGACCCAGTGGTGATGGGGTTCCAAGATATATGGACACGTTGCATGTTGTGAAAGAAACTGCACG ATTTGAAGGTATCCGAGGTTTTTACAAAGGAATTACCGCAAACCTCTTGAAGAATGCTCCCGCTTCTTCAATAACATTTATTGTTTATGAAAATGTCCTAAAATTGCTTAAACCAGCAAGAAGGAATGACTGA
- the LOC100809599 gene encoding folate transporter 1, chloroplastic isoform X11: MLSELGSKLTMVESLIFLFTRTLLTPFSPSLALSYDRAKQRYARNREEKLSPGLHLASAAEAGALVSFFTNPVWLVKTRLQLQTPLHQTRPYSGVYDAFRTIMREEGFSALYRGIVPGLFLQVSHGAIQFTAYEELRKVIVDFKSKGSTVHNQNPDKLLNSVDYAVLGATSKLAAVLLTYPFQVIRARLQQRPSGDGVPRYMDTLHVVKETARFEGIRGFYKGITANLLKNAPASSITFIVYENVLKLLKPARRND, encoded by the exons ATGTTGTCCGAACTAGGTTCCAAG TTAACGATGGTCGAGTCTCTCATCTTCCTATTTACAAGAACACTGCTCACGCCGTTTTCGCCATCGCTCGCTCTGAG CTATGACAGAGCCAAACAGAGATATGCAAGGAACAGGGAGGAGAAGTTGAGCCCAGGTCTGCACCTTGCCTCAGCTGCTGAAGCAGGAGCTTTG GTTTCCTTCTTCACAAATCCTGTATGGCTAGTAAAGACAAGATTGCAGCTTCAAACTCCTCTTCATCAGACACGACCATACTCTGGGGTTTATG ATGCATTTAGGACCATAATGAGGGAAGAAGGATTTAGTGCACTTTACAGAGGGATTGTTCCTGGTCTATTTCTG CAGGTCTCTCATGGTGCTATTCAGTTCACAGCATATGAGGAGCTACGCAAGGTTATTGTTGATTTTAAGAGTAAGGGAAGTACAGTGCATAATCAAAACCCTGATAAATTGCTG AATTCTGTTGATTATGCCGTTCTTGGAGCAACATCAAAACTGGCTGCAGTACTTCTAACCTATCCATTTCAG gTTATACGGGCTCGATTGCAG CAAAGACCCAGTGGTGATGGGGTTCCAAGATATATGGACACGTTGCATGTTGTGAAAGAAACTGCACG ATTTGAAGGTATCCGAGGTTTTTACAAAGGAATTACCGCAAACCTCTTGAAGAATGCTCCCGCTTCTTCAATAACATTTATTGTTTATGAAAATGTCCTAAAATTGCTTAAACCAGCAAGAAGGAATGACTGA
- the LOC100809599 gene encoding folate transporter 1, chloroplastic isoform X13 — MLSELGSKLTMVESLIFLFTRTLLTPFSPSLALSYDRAKQRYARNREEKLSPGLHLASAAEAGALVSFFTNPVWLVKTRLQLQTPLHQTRPYSGVYDAFRTIMREEGFSALYKGIVPGLFLVSHGAIQFTAYEELRKVIVDFKSKGSTVHNQNPDKLLNSVDYAVLGATSKLAAVLLTYPFQVIRARLQQRPSGDGVPRYMDTLHVVKETARFEGIRGFYKGITANLLKNAPASSITFIVYENVLKLLKPARRND, encoded by the exons ATGTTGTCCGAACTAGGTTCCAAG TTAACGATGGTCGAGTCTCTCATCTTCCTATTTACAAGAACACTGCTCACGCCGTTTTCGCCATCGCTCGCTCTGAG CTATGACAGAGCCAAACAGAGATATGCAAGGAACAGGGAGGAGAAGTTGAGCCCAGGTCTGCACCTTGCCTCAGCTGCTGAAGCAGGAGCTTTG GTTTCCTTCTTCACAAATCCTGTATGGCTAGTAAAGACAAGATTGCAGCTTCAAACTCCTCTTCATCAGACACGACCATACTCTGGGGTTTATG aTGCATTTAGAACCATAATGAGGGAGGAAGGATTTAGTGCACTTTACAAAGGGATTGTTCCTGGTCTATTTCTG GTCTCTCATGGTGCTATTCAGTTCACAGCATATGAGGAGCTACGCAAGGTTATTGTTGATTTTAAGAGTAAGGGAAGTACAGTGCATAATCAAAACCCTGATAAATTGCTG AATTCTGTTGATTATGCCGTTCTTGGAGCAACATCAAAACTGGCTGCAGTACTTCTAACCTATCCATTTCAG gTTATACGGGCTCGATTGCAG CAAAGACCCAGTGGTGATGGGGTTCCAAGATATATGGACACGTTGCATGTTGTGAAAGAAACTGCACG ATTTGAAGGTATCCGAGGTTTTTACAAAGGAATTACCGCAAACCTCTTGAAGAATGCTCCCGCTTCTTCAATAACATTTATTGTTTATGAAAATGTCCTAAAATTGCTTAAACCAGCAAGAAGGAATGACTGA
- the LOC100809599 gene encoding folate transporter 1, chloroplastic isoform X2: MSTEAPKRDQWQWENATAGAAAGFATVAVMHPLDVVRTRFQVNDGRVSHLPIYKNTAHAVFAIARSEGLRGLYAGFLPGVLGSTISWGLYFFFYDRAKQRYARNREEKLSPGLHLASAAEAGALVSFFTNPVWLVKTRLQLQTPLHQTRPYSGVYDAFRTIMREEGFSALYRGIVPGLFLVATFLYGVEWAILTSDGYINYQVSHGAIQFTAYEELRKVIVDFKSKGSTVHNQNPDKLLNSVDYAVLGATSKLAAVLLTYPFQVIRARLQQRPSGDGVPRYMDTLHVVKETARFEGIRGFYKGITANLLKNAPASSITFIVYENVLKLLKPARRND, translated from the exons ATGTCAACGGAAGCGCCCAAGCGCGACCAATGGCAGTGGGAGAACGCCACCGCCGGCGCCGCCGCCGGATTCGCCACTGTCGCCGTCATGCATCCCCTCGATGTTGTCCGAACTAGGTTCCAAG TTAACGATGGTCGAGTCTCTCATCTTCCTATTTACAAGAACACTGCTCACGCCGTTTTCGCCATCGCTCGCTCTGAG GGATTAAGAGGGTTATATGCAGGCTTTCTTCCTGGGGTTCTTGGGTCAACTATTTCATGGGGTTTATATTTCTTCTT CTATGACAGAGCCAAACAGAGATATGCAAGGAACAGGGAGGAGAAGTTGAGCCCAGGTCTGCACCTTGCCTCAGCTGCTGAAGCAGGAGCTTTG GTTTCCTTCTTCACAAATCCTGTATGGCTAGTAAAGACAAGATTGCAGCTTCAAACTCCTCTTCATCAGACACGACCATACTCTGGGGTTTATG ATGCATTTAGGACCATAATGAGGGAAGAAGGATTTAGTGCACTTTACAGAGGGATTGTTCCTGGTCTATTTCTG GTTGCTACTTTTCTCTACGGTGTGGAATGGGCAATTTTGACCTCCGATGGCTATATCAATTATCAA GTCTCTCATGGTGCTATTCAGTTCACAGCATATGAGGAGCTACGCAAGGTTATTGTTGATTTTAAGAGTAAGGGAAGTACAGTGCATAATCAAAACCCTGATAAATTGCTG AATTCTGTTGATTATGCCGTTCTTGGAGCAACATCAAAACTGGCTGCAGTACTTCTAACCTATCCATTTCAG gTTATACGGGCTCGATTGCAG CAAAGACCCAGTGGTGATGGGGTTCCAAGATATATGGACACGTTGCATGTTGTGAAAGAAACTGCACG ATTTGAAGGTATCCGAGGTTTTTACAAAGGAATTACCGCAAACCTCTTGAAGAATGCTCCCGCTTCTTCAATAACATTTATTGTTTATGAAAATGTCCTAAAATTGCTTAAACCAGCAAGAAGGAATGACTGA
- the LOC100809599 gene encoding folate transporter 1, chloroplastic isoform X1 has product MSTEAPKRDQWQWENATAGAAAGFATVAVMHPLDVVRTRFQVNDGRVSHLPIYKNTAHAVFAIARSEGLRGLYAGFLPGVLGSTISWGLYFFFYDRAKQRYARNREEKLSPGLHLASAAEAGALVSFFTNPVWLVKTRLQLQTPLHQTRPYSGVYDAFRTIMREEGFSALYRGIVPGLFLVATFLYGVEWAILTSDGYINYQQVSHGAIQFTAYEELRKVIVDFKSKGSTVHNQNPDKLLNSVDYAVLGATSKLAAVLLTYPFQVIRARLQQRPSGDGVPRYMDTLHVVKETARFEGIRGFYKGITANLLKNAPASSITFIVYENVLKLLKPARRND; this is encoded by the exons ATGTCAACGGAAGCGCCCAAGCGCGACCAATGGCAGTGGGAGAACGCCACCGCCGGCGCCGCCGCCGGATTCGCCACTGTCGCCGTCATGCATCCCCTCGATGTTGTCCGAACTAGGTTCCAAG TTAACGATGGTCGAGTCTCTCATCTTCCTATTTACAAGAACACTGCTCACGCCGTTTTCGCCATCGCTCGCTCTGAG GGATTAAGAGGGTTATATGCAGGCTTTCTTCCTGGGGTTCTTGGGTCAACTATTTCATGGGGTTTATATTTCTTCTT CTATGACAGAGCCAAACAGAGATATGCAAGGAACAGGGAGGAGAAGTTGAGCCCAGGTCTGCACCTTGCCTCAGCTGCTGAAGCAGGAGCTTTG GTTTCCTTCTTCACAAATCCTGTATGGCTAGTAAAGACAAGATTGCAGCTTCAAACTCCTCTTCATCAGACACGACCATACTCTGGGGTTTATG ATGCATTTAGGACCATAATGAGGGAAGAAGGATTTAGTGCACTTTACAGAGGGATTGTTCCTGGTCTATTTCTG GTTGCTACTTTTCTCTACGGTGTGGAATGGGCAATTTTGACCTCCGATGGCTATATCAATTATCAA CAGGTCTCTCATGGTGCTATTCAGTTCACAGCATATGAGGAGCTACGCAAGGTTATTGTTGATTTTAAGAGTAAGGGAAGTACAGTGCATAATCAAAACCCTGATAAATTGCTG AATTCTGTTGATTATGCCGTTCTTGGAGCAACATCAAAACTGGCTGCAGTACTTCTAACCTATCCATTTCAG gTTATACGGGCTCGATTGCAG CAAAGACCCAGTGGTGATGGGGTTCCAAGATATATGGACACGTTGCATGTTGTGAAAGAAACTGCACG ATTTGAAGGTATCCGAGGTTTTTACAAAGGAATTACCGCAAACCTCTTGAAGAATGCTCCCGCTTCTTCAATAACATTTATTGTTTATGAAAATGTCCTAAAATTGCTTAAACCAGCAAGAAGGAATGACTGA
- the LOC100809599 gene encoding folate transporter 1, chloroplastic isoform X12, whose protein sequence is MLSELGSKLTMVESLIFLFTRTLLTPFSPSLALSYDRAKQRYARNREEKLSPGLHLASAAEAGALVSFFTNPVWLVKTRLQLQTPLHQTRPYSGVYDAFRTIMREEGFSALYRGIVPGLFLVSHGAIQFTAYEELRKVIVDFKSKGSTVHNQNPDKLLNSVDYAVLGATSKLAAVLLTYPFQVIRARLQQRPSGDGVPRYMDTLHVVKETARFEGIRGFYKGITANLLKNAPASSITFIVYENVLKLLKPARRND, encoded by the exons ATGTTGTCCGAACTAGGTTCCAAG TTAACGATGGTCGAGTCTCTCATCTTCCTATTTACAAGAACACTGCTCACGCCGTTTTCGCCATCGCTCGCTCTGAG CTATGACAGAGCCAAACAGAGATATGCAAGGAACAGGGAGGAGAAGTTGAGCCCAGGTCTGCACCTTGCCTCAGCTGCTGAAGCAGGAGCTTTG GTTTCCTTCTTCACAAATCCTGTATGGCTAGTAAAGACAAGATTGCAGCTTCAAACTCCTCTTCATCAGACACGACCATACTCTGGGGTTTATG ATGCATTTAGGACCATAATGAGGGAAGAAGGATTTAGTGCACTTTACAGAGGGATTGTTCCTGGTCTATTTCTG GTCTCTCATGGTGCTATTCAGTTCACAGCATATGAGGAGCTACGCAAGGTTATTGTTGATTTTAAGAGTAAGGGAAGTACAGTGCATAATCAAAACCCTGATAAATTGCTG AATTCTGTTGATTATGCCGTTCTTGGAGCAACATCAAAACTGGCTGCAGTACTTCTAACCTATCCATTTCAG gTTATACGGGCTCGATTGCAG CAAAGACCCAGTGGTGATGGGGTTCCAAGATATATGGACACGTTGCATGTTGTGAAAGAAACTGCACG ATTTGAAGGTATCCGAGGTTTTTACAAAGGAATTACCGCAAACCTCTTGAAGAATGCTCCCGCTTCTTCAATAACATTTATTGTTTATGAAAATGTCCTAAAATTGCTTAAACCAGCAAGAAGGAATGACTGA
- the LOC100809599 gene encoding folate transporter 1, chloroplastic isoform X8 — protein sequence MLSELGSKLTMVESLIFLFTRTLLTPFSPSLALSYDRAKQRYARNREEKLSPGLHLASAAEAGALVSFFTNPVWLVKTRLQLQTPLHQTRPYSGVYDAFRTIMREEGFSALYRGIVPGLFLVATFLYGVEWAILTSDGYINYQQVSHGAIQFTAYEELRKVIVDFKSKGSTVHNQNPDKLLNSVDYAVLGATSKLAAVLLTYPFQVIRARLQQRPSGDGVPRYMDTLHVVKETARFEGIRGFYKGITANLLKNAPASSITFIVYENVLKLLKPARRND from the exons ATGTTGTCCGAACTAGGTTCCAAG TTAACGATGGTCGAGTCTCTCATCTTCCTATTTACAAGAACACTGCTCACGCCGTTTTCGCCATCGCTCGCTCTGAG CTATGACAGAGCCAAACAGAGATATGCAAGGAACAGGGAGGAGAAGTTGAGCCCAGGTCTGCACCTTGCCTCAGCTGCTGAAGCAGGAGCTTTG GTTTCCTTCTTCACAAATCCTGTATGGCTAGTAAAGACAAGATTGCAGCTTCAAACTCCTCTTCATCAGACACGACCATACTCTGGGGTTTATG ATGCATTTAGGACCATAATGAGGGAAGAAGGATTTAGTGCACTTTACAGAGGGATTGTTCCTGGTCTATTTCTG GTTGCTACTTTTCTCTACGGTGTGGAATGGGCAATTTTGACCTCCGATGGCTATATCAATTATCAA CAGGTCTCTCATGGTGCTATTCAGTTCACAGCATATGAGGAGCTACGCAAGGTTATTGTTGATTTTAAGAGTAAGGGAAGTACAGTGCATAATCAAAACCCTGATAAATTGCTG AATTCTGTTGATTATGCCGTTCTTGGAGCAACATCAAAACTGGCTGCAGTACTTCTAACCTATCCATTTCAG gTTATACGGGCTCGATTGCAG CAAAGACCCAGTGGTGATGGGGTTCCAAGATATATGGACACGTTGCATGTTGTGAAAGAAACTGCACG ATTTGAAGGTATCCGAGGTTTTTACAAAGGAATTACCGCAAACCTCTTGAAGAATGCTCCCGCTTCTTCAATAACATTTATTGTTTATGAAAATGTCCTAAAATTGCTTAAACCAGCAAGAAGGAATGACTGA
- the LOC100809599 gene encoding folate transporter 1, chloroplastic isoform X3, translating to MSTEAPKRDQWQWENATAGAAAGFATVAVMHPLDVVRTRFQVNDGRVSHLPIYKNTAHAVFAIARSEGLRGLYAGFLPGVLGSTISWGLYFFFYDRAKQRYARNREEKLSPGLHLASAAEAGALVSFFTNPVWLVKTRLQLQTPLHQTRPYSGVYDAFRTIMREEGFSALYRGIVPGLFLVATFLYGVEWAILTSDGYINYQQVSHGAIQFTAYEELRKVIVDFKSKGSTVHNQNPDKLLNSVDYAVLGATSKLAAVLLTYPFQVIRARLQQRPSGDGVPRYMDTLHVVKETARFCSVLADLKVSEVFTKELPQTS from the exons ATGTCAACGGAAGCGCCCAAGCGCGACCAATGGCAGTGGGAGAACGCCACCGCCGGCGCCGCCGCCGGATTCGCCACTGTCGCCGTCATGCATCCCCTCGATGTTGTCCGAACTAGGTTCCAAG TTAACGATGGTCGAGTCTCTCATCTTCCTATTTACAAGAACACTGCTCACGCCGTTTTCGCCATCGCTCGCTCTGAG GGATTAAGAGGGTTATATGCAGGCTTTCTTCCTGGGGTTCTTGGGTCAACTATTTCATGGGGTTTATATTTCTTCTT CTATGACAGAGCCAAACAGAGATATGCAAGGAACAGGGAGGAGAAGTTGAGCCCAGGTCTGCACCTTGCCTCAGCTGCTGAAGCAGGAGCTTTG GTTTCCTTCTTCACAAATCCTGTATGGCTAGTAAAGACAAGATTGCAGCTTCAAACTCCTCTTCATCAGACACGACCATACTCTGGGGTTTATG ATGCATTTAGGACCATAATGAGGGAAGAAGGATTTAGTGCACTTTACAGAGGGATTGTTCCTGGTCTATTTCTG GTTGCTACTTTTCTCTACGGTGTGGAATGGGCAATTTTGACCTCCGATGGCTATATCAATTATCAA CAGGTCTCTCATGGTGCTATTCAGTTCACAGCATATGAGGAGCTACGCAAGGTTATTGTTGATTTTAAGAGTAAGGGAAGTACAGTGCATAATCAAAACCCTGATAAATTGCTG AATTCTGTTGATTATGCCGTTCTTGGAGCAACATCAAAACTGGCTGCAGTACTTCTAACCTATCCATTTCAG gTTATACGGGCTCGATTGCAG CAAAGACCCAGTGGTGATGGGGTTCCAAGATATATGGACACGTTGCATGTTGTGAAAGAAACTGCACG ATTTTGTTCTGTTCTTGCAGATTTGAAGGTATCCGAGGTTTTTACAAAGGAATTACCGCAAACCTCTTGA